ACAAGGAGACCTTGCCCATGTTGCCCACCTTCAGGCTCCAAAAGAGGCCTGGCCTCCGGGACCACGACCCTTGAGGCCTGCGGCAGCCGTTCCAGCACACGCCGCGTCAATGGAGCGTGCTCGACGGCTGCTTCTATGAGGATTGTATGTGGGATGAACGGTCGATGCTCCACGGTGCGCACTTCCTCTGCAGCGTCACGGAAGAGCGAGCGCTTCCTGCAGGACTGGGCACTCGGCCACTTGCGCCAATTTGCGTGCAGCCTCACGGAGAGCCTCCACAGAACTGAAGTGCATGGTGCACTGCCAGTCTTCACCCTCAAAATGAGGGGGAGGTGTCATACGCACATTTGGAGGGAGATTCATTTGCCTCACCAGCTCCTGTGCCTTCCTCTCCGCTGCAGCCAGGTGCGGGAAGCGTTGCGCCCGCAGCCACGCGAACAAGCGCTCTGCCCTTTGTGTTGGGGTCAAGTCTGCGGACTGGAGAACCCCCTTCGACTCCGGAGAAGTCACGATCGCCTCCATAGTGCACGACCGCTGACGGGCCAGGTCCTCCAGCAGACGCAGCAGGATGCGTTGCTGGTTCTTGCCCAGGCGCAACTCCGATATCACATGGAAAATAGCGTTGGCCTCCCCTTCCGGCTTTGCCGCAAGCCGCACGGCCACCTCATGAGAGAGGCGATCTTCAGCCAACCACCGCCGCATCGGCTCGCCCAATCGGGCCATTGCTACATAGCGTTGAAAGACCTCAGTGCTGCGGGGAAGACCGAGCAGGGGCAGGTAACGCTGGACGATCTCCTCTTGTCCCACGCCGAACTGCGCGTGCAATTTCGCCAGAGCCGTCGCACACTCCACGGCATTCAGCACACGGCCGCCCACGTTGTCGCAAAGCGCTTGTACAAAGAGCGCTAAGGGCGGAGCATTTTTGTCGACACACCAGGCCTGCACCTGCTGGCAGCCCAGCCGCGCAAGCAGCTCGCAGCGACGAAATCCGCATACGATCCGCCACATCCCATCTGCGCGACGTTGGAGCGTCGGGGGATTCACCAACCCTATTTCGCCCAACGACATCGCGAGTCCAGAAAGGGCAGGCCCCCAGCTCACCCGGTAGAAACCGTCCTCCAGGTCAATTTCGCTCAACCTCACCTCTCGGAGCGTGCGCTCGATGCGACAGGCCGCATCCATCGCCTTGGTTCCTCCTCGATTGACCTCTCCTGCCATAAAGTCTACGACAACGCCTCATCAAATTCAAGGAGAAAAGCGGCGCACCGCAAATAGGTGTTGACAATGCCGGCATTTTTTCTTATCATAAAGGTCACAAAACGGCGCATCCACTTGCGAAAGGGACTCCGGGATGACCTCCTTTCTTGAAGGGCTCTTACACGGCTCGCAGACCCTGGCGGACTTTATGTGGGGCAACTGGATGATCGCGCTCTTGGTGGGCACCGGCGTGCTGCTGACGGTGATGACGCGCGGCATCCAGGTACGCAAGTTCTTTTTATCGCTAAAGTTCGCTCTGAGTGGGGCCTCCAAAAAGAGTGACGTCCACGCCAAGCAGGGCGACATCTCGCCTTTTGCGGCACTGATGACTGCCCTTGCAGCTACGGTTGGTAATGGGAACATCGCCGGCGTGGCGACGGCAATTGCCACCGGCGGACCCGGTGCACCCTTTTGGATGTGGGTCTCGGCTCTATTCGGGATGGCCACGAAATACGCAGAAGGCTTTCTGGGGGTCAAGTACCGCAAGGTCGCCGAAGATGGCTCCATGGCCGGTGGGCCTATGTACTACTGCCGCTATGGCATTAAGTGGCAGCCACTGGCGAAGGTGTTGGGCATGGTGTTCGCCGTCTGCGGGGCCTTTACGGCGCTCTTTGGCACCGGCAACATGATGCAGTCCAACTCGATGGCGCTGGCGTTCAAGACCCAGTTCCATGTGCCGACACTTGTGAGCGCGGTGGTCATCACCGTTCTCGTGGGCTTGGTCATCCTGGGCGGCATCAAACGCATCGGGGCAGTGGCGGAACGCCTGGTGCCTACGATGATTCTGTTCTATCTGGCGGGTGCGGCTATCATCCTGATTGCCAAAGCGTCGGCCATCGATGATGCCTTCGCTCTCATATTCCGCTCGGCCTTCTCTCTCCGCGCAGCGGGGGGCGCATTGATCGGCACCACGCTGCAGAAAGCGATCAGCCTCGGTGTGCGGCGCGGTGTCCTGTCCAACGAGGCAGGTTTGGGGTCTGCGGCCATCGCCCAGGCTGCGGCCAAGTCCCCTGACCCAACCTACAACGGCTTGGTCGCCATGACGGGCGTGTTCATCGACACCTTGTTGGTCAACACCCTGACCACCCTGACGATCGTGGTCACCGGCGTGTGGATGCTCACGCCAGCTGCAGGGGTGGAGCTCCTGCGTGAGGGCACGCGTTTGACGCCAGACCTGGTTGCTGCGCTGCCCCACACCGCCAGGGAGCTGGCCGGGCGCATCGGCTACGATCTGGCCAACGGCGGGCTGTCCAGCACCGCCCTCACCACTACCGCCTTCAATTCGGTCATCCCCTTCGGTGGATGGATTGTCGCCCTCGGCTCGTTTCTCTTTGGCTACACCACGCTCATCGGCTGGGCCTACTACGGTGAGCAGTGCATCGAGTACATCTGGGGCCTCAAGTCTACTACCCCCTATAGGCTCGTGTACATCGTGCTCCTCTTCCTTGGGGCCCTCATGACCGGCAAATACTTGAACATCGTCTGGTACGTGGGCGATACGGCCAATGCGATTATGGCGTTCCCTAATTTGATTGGCCTGCTTCTGCTGTCCGGCGTGGTGGCAAAGGTGACAAAATACCATTTTTTGGAGCAGATGGAGCGCTGAGCCGGCAAGGACAAAATCCTCCCACCCTCCGGCACTATGTGTACATTGTGCGGTGCAGCGATGGCTCCTTCTACACCGGCTGTACCAAGGACCTCCAGGCGCGCCTGCGCCGCCACAATGGTGAATTGCCGGGAGGAGCACGCTATACGCGCACGCGCAGGCCTGTGGTATTGGTCTTTTTAGAGGAATACGCCACATTGCGACAAGCACGGAAACGAGAGCAAGCAATCAAGCGCCTTTCCCGGGCAGCGAAGGAGGCACTCATCGCCAACCAAGCGGCACCGTGCACCGCGGGCGCCAATGTCTTGCAGAACGCCGGCGGGCAGGACTGCGCCATAAACCTCGCCGGCGGCAAGAGCAAGAAGACGACTCCGACCCGCATTGACCTGGACGAGCTATACAAGTCGCTCCGGAAACCGACGCCAAAGCCTACGGTGGTGCACAGAGATCGGCGGAAGTACTCCCGGAAGCAGAAGCACCCCAAGCCACCTGAGGAAGAAACATGACAGCCGGAGGGAGGCCCAGAATTCTGACGCCTTCACCCATCGCGGTGCGGGAGCTCTGCTGCAAATCAGCGCTGACCCCATCGCGCATCCCGGGCATCGATTATGCACTGAACCCCTACGTGGGATGCGCGCATGGCTGCCGCTACTGCTACGCGGATTTTATGCGTCGCTTCACCGGGCACAGCGAGGCCTGGGGCACCTTTGTGGACGTGCGCGTAAATGCTCCGCAGAAATTGGCCAAGGAGCTGGAACGTACCAAGCCGGGGGTGGTATCTCTGAGCACCGTGACCGACCCATACCAGCCCCTGGAGGCGCGCTACCGCCTTACTCGCGCCTGCCTCGAGATCCTTGCGCGGTGGCCCTTTCAGGTGTCCATCCTCACCAAGTCCCCTTTGGTCACCCGCGACATCGACGTGCTACGCTCCATCGAAGAATGCGAGGTGGGGCTCACCATCACGACCGATGACGAGCATGAGCAGGTGCGCAGGCTGTTCGAGCCGCGCGCTCCAAACATTGTTGCGCGTCTTAACGCTCTCAGCAGGCTCAAGAAGGCTGGCCTGACCACCTATGCCTTCGTGGGGCCGGCGTTGCCCATGAACCCTCATCGGCTGGCAAGCCTGCTCCAAGGGCTGGTGGATGAAGTACTGGTGGACAGGATGAACTACGCCCACAAGGTGGTGTCGATCTACCGCCGTCACGGGCTGATGCGGTTTCTTTCTGAGGAGTATTTTGCTGAGGTACAAGAGGCCCTTTCCGGGGTTGGGGTTTGGTGAGAGGGCCGAATACGGACCTTGACTCCGTGTCGAGCATCGCAAGTGCCAGGAGCACAAGTTGAAGACTGGGGCGCTCATTGCCATAGACAAATCACAAACGATGGGAGGAGGTGAGCGGGCCGTAGTTGCCCTGAACACCCGCCCTCAGAGCCTTTCGGCGCCAGAGGTGGAAATCCTGCGCGACCAGCTGCAACGCCGGATCTTGGGCAAGACGGTGGCCACCATCCATGTGCCGGAGCGATTTCTGAAGCATCTTCCACCCCGACCTGAAGCCCTGCTGCAAGGTTCACGTGGAGCCGGCGTCCGACGCATCGCCACCTGGCTCGCATTGGATCTGGATACTGGCCTTTCGCTCGTGCTCGCCTTGGCTCAAGGGGGCGCTCTGGCCTGGCGTGAGGAGGCGAGTGACGGCGGAGACGAACACCTCCTCCGGGTGCATTTTGCACACGGCAGAACCCTGTTGGCCGCACTGCCGATGACCGAAGCTGTTGCCTTGGTGCCTGCGCAGCGGTTCCCGGTTCTGCCCGCCGTCAAGAAGCTGGGCCCAGATGTGCTGTCCGCAGAGTTTAGCCTACAGGCTCTCAATGCTACTCTGGCGCGAGCCCGGAGCCGCCCGCTCCGTTCCCTGCTTCTCGACCAACGCAAGATCGCGGGGCTTGACGCTTGGCTTGCCGACGAGATCCTTCTTCGGGCCAGACTGCACCCCTGCACGCCATCCGGACGCCTCACCCCGCAGCAAGCGCGCGGGCTCTTTGAGGCCATATGCACCGTGCTCCGCCAAGTGCTGCAGCGAGGTGGCTCAGCCGCCACAGGGTTTTTGGACCTTGAGGGGCGAAAAGGCACGTTCGAGCCCGTAGGGTGGGGTGAACACCGCCGCACATGCCCTGTGTGCGGCACCTCACTGGCCCGTGCCCTTTGCGGGCGACGGCGCGCCATCCTGTGCCCAACATGCCAAGGGCTGCCATGACCACCACAAAGAAATTGACCACAAACATCCCTGCGGATGCTAAACTGGCGGGGCTGTCCCTACACCAGTTGGTACGCTGGCACCTTGTGCACTACTCGGCTCTTGGCGTCCAGGATGTCTACAAGATGTTCTACCAGGCGGCTTTT
The nucleotide sequence above comes from candidate division KSB1 bacterium. Encoded proteins:
- a CDS encoding amino acid carrier protein, with product MTSFLEGLLHGSQTLADFMWGNWMIALLVGTGVLLTVMTRGIQVRKFFLSLKFALSGASKKSDVHAKQGDISPFAALMTALAATVGNGNIAGVATAIATGGPGAPFWMWVSALFGMATKYAEGFLGVKYRKVAEDGSMAGGPMYYCRYGIKWQPLAKVLGMVFAVCGAFTALFGTGNMMQSNSMALAFKTQFHVPTLVSAVVITVLVGLVILGGIKRIGAVAERLVPTMILFYLAGAAIILIAKASAIDDAFALIFRSAFSLRAAGGALIGTTLQKAISLGVRRGVLSNEAGLGSAAIAQAAAKSPDPTYNGLVAMTGVFIDTLLVNTLTTLTIVVTGVWMLTPAAGVELLREGTRLTPDLVAALPHTARELAGRIGYDLANGGLSSTALTTTAFNSVIPFGGWIVALGSFLFGYTTLIGWAYYGEQCIEYIWGLKSTTPYRLVYIVLLFLGALMTGKYLNIVWYVGDTANAIMAFPNLIGLLLLSGVVAKVTKYHFLEQMER
- a CDS encoding radical SAM protein; this translates as MTAGGRPRILTPSPIAVRELCCKSALTPSRIPGIDYALNPYVGCAHGCRYCYADFMRRFTGHSEAWGTFVDVRVNAPQKLAKELERTKPGVVSLSTVTDPYQPLEARYRLTRACLEILARWPFQVSILTKSPLVTRDIDVLRSIEECEVGLTITTDDEHEQVRRLFEPRAPNIVARLNALSRLKKAGLTTYAFVGPALPMNPHRLASLLQGLVDEVLVDRMNYAHKVVSIYRRHGLMRFLSEEYFAEVQEALSGVGVW